The Onychomys torridus chromosome 9, mOncTor1.1, whole genome shotgun sequence genomic sequence TTGAAGCTGAAAGGTGTTACAGAGCTCGGCATGATGAAGTGGAAGAAGAAGGACAAAGACAAGGCCACACTGCTGGATGCCATGGGGACAAGTAAGAAGAGCGAGGAGGAGAAGAGGCGCTGCCTGGACAAGTGGACACCGGCGCAGGCGGCCTTCGAGAAGATGCAGGAGAAGCAGCAAATGGAAAGAATCCTGAAGAAGGCATCCAAAACCCATCAGCAGAGAGTGGAGGACTTCAACCGACGCCTGGACACACTCACCAAGCACTATGACATTCCTAAAGTCAGCTGGACCAAGTAACTTTCCCCTGgtgcaaaaaaaaacaaaaacaaaaacaaaaaaaaaaaaaaaaaaaaaaaaaaaaacaggccaggTTGGCTGTGTTGCTCCCCTCTgtgttttctagaatgttctacaGCTGCCTGGTGCTTCTGCTGAGACCAGGTTTTCTGAAACTTGATTAAAGTCAGACTGTACTTTCACTGGGTTTTGGTTTCTGGGTAGCACTCTTTCCTATTTGGACTGCAACATTGTGGATTGACAGGCTGGGGTCATTTCTGGGTGAAGGCCATGGAAGGAGGGTACCCTTCCCACCCCATTGCAGCATCTGTCTTCACCTGCACCACAATACCAGGACAGGATGCTCCCGCCTGTAGACCACCACAGGAGTTCCCACAGTGCTGCTTCTTTGGGGCCACCTGGACATCAAACCACACATCCTACATTGAGCAACAGCCACCTGAAACAAGGATGGGACATAGGTCTTCAGCACATACCCTGTCCTACAGTCCACCGGGTGGCTGCCATTGCAGACATTACTAATCAATCCAGTTCTCAATGATGGCACCTGGTGCTCTAAGCATATGGCATGTGTTATGAGCCGGCTTGCCATTGCTGGCTTAAGGACACCAAATGCCAGACAATGCCAGGGCAAAGTGCCATTGAAGATCTAAGGGTTTttactggctcttacaatctttccacttcctcttctgcatagatcctgATCCCTGAGCAGAAGGGTTTAAGGAAGACATCCCATGTAGGATGAATATTCCAACATCTAACTCTctacattgtccagttgtggatctctgtatttattATATGTGACTTTAGACAGAGGCTGTAATCTCTTTGGCCATCCATTGGGCACAATGGTACTagtcacactgtgtgaagacagCAGATGACTACTTGACCTCACCATCCTTTCAAGCACTGAAATCCTCCAACTTTTCATGTGCTCCCCCTCACATCTCTGGGTAACAGGAACCCAAGTTCTGTCTGTATCCCAGCCATCTGGTCCCCATGTGCAGAGCAGACCATGCAGGGGCATTGAGTGAGGCTAGTTAGAATTCTTAGAGGCTAGCTGAGTAATAGAATCCCATGTCCACCTTGGCCCTAAGGGTCACCTGACAAAATGATGGGGAGGTCAGGGGAGATGGATCAGGGAACATAAGTGAGAGTTCTTCATGTAATGTTCAAGGCTGACCCAGGACCTTGCTAACAGGCCTGTAACCACATCATGGCAAGAAGACTCCATTAGCAATCTGTGTGGTTCCACTGGCAGAGGGCATACAGAgccgccttcttcttcttcttcttcttcttcttcttcttcttcttcttcttcttcttcttcttctccttctcctcctcctcctcctcctcctcctcctcctcctcctcctccttcagctgGTCCAGGACCTCATTAAATATCTCCTATGGCTCTGAAACGACTCTTCATTCAGCAGAGAAATTTGATCTCCTGATGGTTAATGTCTTTCAAGAGCTGTAAGAGCCACCACTAATGCCAAGCCTCTAGCATGCCAAATCAAGATGCCCGGCAGCAGTGTGGCTCCAACCCAAGCCTCCTGGGAGATGGCTTTCTCAGGACAGAGTTCTGAAGCCACCATGAGGCGGGCAGAGCTACACCAGAATGGAGCTAGGTGGTTCTGCTTCTGTCCAAGAAGGTGGAAGAGGGGACAAATATGTCCCCCTCACCAGTGCTGCTAGGCCCTAGGACCCTTGGCTTCCTACAAGCTGCAGATCTTCCCAGCAAGAGCAGGTCTCATCCCCAGAGCTCCACAGAGCTGGGGGTGTGAGGCTTTGAGGAGGCTGATCACCCCCAAAATAGATTTGTGTTTTTCacaacttttttttaatgagccACTGGCATCTCTTGCAGCATGGGAAAAAAATAGCCTCAACTGTTAACAAATAAAGATTATAAAAAGCCCCAACTGTTCCCCCATGGGTGTCTATGTGGCTGCAGGGAGTGAGGTGAGGGAGAGGTGCAATCCAGAGCCTGGGTCTCTTCCCTATGACCTGCCCACCTCCCCTTGAGCTGTCAAAAAGCAAGGGACATTTCCCCTTCAGCAGTGTCCACCGTGAGCGTGTGTTCTTACTTTCTGCTTCCAAAGGCACGGGGCAGCTTAATACAGATCACGTCATAGCCAGGCTGGTTTCAGTGAAGCTGGAGGGCAGTTTGTGCAGCCCATACTTGGACGGTTCCTGCTTGCTAAGGTCAGCTTCACCTGCAATTGAATCTCCTGGGTGTTGCTAGATGTCAGGGAGCAGCCTGAGTTGGAAGCTCTATCtgcagctgctttttttttttttttttttttttgagctgaggatcgaacccagggccttgcgcttgctaggcaagtgctctaccactgagctaaatccccaacacctgcAGCTGCTGCTTTTGACCATTTGTAGTATCGCTGGGGGCTACCCAGGAAGGGACGCAGTCTTCACTTATGTCCTGAGTCTCCCCGGAGAGCTCCAGGCTGAATTCTGCAGAGCTTTTTTATGCCTTTACCCCAACCCTGGGAACCTTCTTGGTACCTAGACCTCTAAAGATGAAGAAAGGGAATGATGTAAATGCCCTGGCCCTGAGTTAGTAACAGGGCTCCTGTCCCTGCAGAggcctcagggggaaaaaaatggagtGGTTGACTTGGGGGACTCTGGTGGGGTCCTTGGCCTTGATCTTTGACAGGAGAATAAAGGCACCTGAAGCTCCGAGGAGCCCCCTGTTCTCCCCAAAGTCTAGGATTCATTCAGACCCACTCCACCCTCCTTCACAGGCtcagctctctttttttttccttcttgtttgtctctctttttcctccctctcccttttcccACCTCCTGGTCTAAGATTCTGCAAAAATAAATGCACGTGGCTCACCTTAGATAGCTTACAACATGAGTAGGCAGGTGACTAGCCAGGATGCCAGGGACCCAAGGGGTGCTTTTCAACCCTGGGGGTGGGATGAGGTACTGCTGATGAGAAGTTTCTTGAGATAGCTATGAAAATGAGAAACCCAAAGGACAGCTGTAGCACCCCTGACCTCCTCAGGAACCCACTATTCCCAGGGTATGATTTTCAGGTGGCTAAAACCTGTACAGAGTGCTGAGAGGCCACTTTGACTTGCTGCAGACAAAGTTTGTTCTGCAGGGTGTGATCATGGCTGACTTCAGCACCCTCACACATGAATGAGAGGAGCCAAGCCACAGGAGGGCTGACTTGATACCCAGTTTGCCCATGCGAAAGGAAAAGGAGCTGGTGCTCGGAATTAAGAACTTTCCAtgggacagacaggacacagacTGCATAGGGCAGGTGCCCAGGCAGAGGAGTAAGAATGTGGGCTGCTGCCAGGCTGACCACTGGAAATGTATGTCCCAACTTTGGTTGTCTGGGAGTTACTACATGCTCTAGGAAATTCACTGTTGGTCACAGACTAACCCCCCTGCTACTGGGAGTGCCAGTAGCGAGTTCTCTAGGAGCCTGAGCTATTGGTAGAAGTTCAGGACTAGAGGCAGTCCCAAAAGGAGCTTGGAGCAGAGGTTGCTCTGCCATACTGTCCCTGCAGGGAGCCTTGAAGTCCTAGCTCGGGTCACTCAGATGCAGATGTGAGGACCAGAGAAGCAAGTGCACTGAGATTTGGGCTTCCAGGTCCAGCTTGGGTGTTCTGAACATAAGCTGCCTCCAGTGAAAGGAAGTGATGTTTCAGGCAGAGGCAGCATCCGGGCACAAACCATCCTGCAGGACCAAGATGGTGAGCAGCCTGTGTGACCCATGCCACACTGCCTAGCTGAGACTTAGCTTTCTCTGCAAATAATAAGGCTTGTTTGCTCACTTTTCCCCCGTCattagcctctctctctctctcattcatcaAATACATGCTAAGCTCTTTCTGGTGCCTGGTGCTGCCCTAGAGGTCACAGAGATTATGAAGTGGCAAGGATGCCAGCGGTCCAGGTCACCAAGGGACTTAGATTTGAGAACAATCACTACTTATTCcatgtttataatatatatgccCAGTATTGTGTTCTATGAGCTATCTTActtcaaatttaaaaatcctgtaggaggtcatcatcatcattaccaccTTCAttgtcttccttcttctcctccccattggctgaagaggaaatggaaatcgAAGCTTCCAGAAGGGATAAGCTTTTCCAGGATCACAGAGCAGGTATAGTCAAGCATAAAGATTCCCACCAGGCTGAGGAGCTAGGCAAGACGCAAATGGGCTGGGGTGGGTTCCTAGGGCAGGGGGTAGACATGTGGGCTGCTGCCAGACTGTTGAGTATAATCACAGCCCAGTTTCTACTGTCTGGGGCCTACCACATGTGATGAATGTTCATGCTCTGAACTTTTCAGACGACCCCTTTCCGTCTTGGATCTGTCTccttccaggtttttttttggggggggggcaagggggCTTTAGCTTCTTGTCTGGTACTAGGTAGACAGCTGACCTCCCAACCACTCACACATCCACCCTCCATGTTTGGAATTCTGAAGTGCGATATGATCATGTAGCTTTGTCTGCCATCAGGGAGGGTCAACATTGTTTCAATggctggagggagaaaggaatCAGAGAATCGGGCTCTCCTAGCCTGGGGAcctcttccagaattctctctctggGTGGGGCTGGAGCCCATCTTTCCTTACACAGAGTTCATACTATAAGAAGATATTTTTCTATCAAGGCTGCAGTTTTAACTCAGTGTACACTTGGTCAAGTGTATACTGGTTGGTCTTAACATTACAGGTGAGAAAGTATGGCCTTGAGGTAGGGTGAGGGCAACAAGATAGAAAATTCTGGAATTTAGTGCCTGGGGCCAAAGTGAATGTGCACAGGGTCCGATCCATAAATGGCCACTTCAGAGAAGCCCTCTTAGTTACCCAGATTTGAGAAAGGCCTGTGCCTGATGCTACCTCAGGCCATGTCCAGGGTAGCCCATGTCTCAGTTAAGACTGCCTAGTTGGGATACTTGCAAGCCCCAAAAAGCCTCAGGCTCAGGCCCAATTCCAGCCCTGTCCTGATTGAAACTGAA encodes the following:
- the LOC118590858 gene encoding protein FAM32A-like, coding for MEAYEQVQKGPLKLKGVTELGMMKWKKKDKDKATLLDAMGTSKKSEEEKRRCLDKWTPAQAAFEKMQEKQQMERILKKASKTHQQRVEDFNRRLDTLTKHYDIPKVSWTK